From Osmerus mordax isolate fOsmMor3 unplaced genomic scaffold, fOsmMor3.pri Scaffold_229, whole genome shotgun sequence:
GTTGTGAAAATACCGTGAACGTTTTTGCTACGATGCTGGTCACTTGGGGCGCATTAATTCAAGCGTTCCTATTATTGCTGGTGAAAGCTGACCAATGGAGCCTCAAGGAATCCTCTATCTGTGAGCTAAATAGAAAAGTAAGTATTTGTAGTAAGTATGCATTATTCACTTAATAAGGTATTAGATACCcccccaaaataaaataaaaataccaTCCATACTTGACAGACAGGCTACTGCATACATTTAAAATTGAATATGTAAAGGAACCACTGTTATCTCGCCTACATTTAAACATGTATTTTATTGTGCGTAATAATTATTAGGTTACTTTCACCCATCAATCATACAAATATGAGTTTTTTTTCCCTAAACAAGTTTTAATTTGGTCACAAACTGTAGATCGCGCAATTTAGATGTGTATTGCCTCCAATGTCTCCTATCTTTAAGTGCCCTATTAATAAGAAATGATCTTAAGCGATCTTAAATTATCTTTAAGCGCTGGAATTAATCGGCTCAACAGCTGCCTGAATAGAAGTGTGGTGTTTTGGTCAAAGACAGACTACCTTTACCTTGTATAATATTCATAGACTTGAGATgaatcaataagatcaataagaTGAATTACGCAATGCATATTATATAATACCCTGCTTTTTATTTCTCACAAATATGCATGGAATTATATCACCCACCTTGTCTACAGACTTGAAAACAATTGCACTTATATTGTTTCATTTGCAGCAAAGTGATTTAAACTCCTTCCTATGGACTATAAAAAGGGACCCTCCATCCTACTTCTATGGCACCATTCACGTTCCCTACACAAGAGTCTGGGACTTCATCCCGGAGAACTCCAAACAAGCCTTCCAGCAGAGCAGCATTGTGTACTTTGAGTTGGACCTGACAGACCCATACACAATCTCAGCATTAACCAGCTGTCAGCTACTTCCTCAAGGGGAGAACCTGCAGGATGTGCTGCCCAGGGACATCTACCGGCGGCTCAAGAGGCACCTGGAGTATGTGAAGCTCATGATGCCGTCATGGATGACCCCTGACCAGCGAGGGAAGGGCCTTTACGCAGACTACCTGTTCAACGCCATTGCTGGgaactgggagagaaagaggccggTGTGGGTGATGCTGATGGTGAACTCGCTCACTGAGGCAGACATCAAGACGCGTGGCGTGCCCGTTCTAGACCTGTACCTGGCGCAAGAGGCGGagcggatgaggaagaggacggGCGccgtggagaaggtggaggaacaATGCCATCCTCTGAACGGACTTAACTTCTCTCAGGTGAGTTGTGAAGttcgatttttatttatttattctttaCAAGCGTTTCGAGTTTAGCCTTTAAAAAAGCTTCTTAGGGGGGGAAATCTGAAGTTTTTTTTTCGAGACCAAGAATGGTTGACTGTAAAGAAAGGGCTCCATGGTTCTTTCACCACACTCAGGTAGGTGTGGTCTAAGATCAGCTGAACAAATAGTCTGCTGTGCGAGTGTCTTCCGTTATTAAGAAAAAAGTTCAACTTAATGGTTTTCGTCTGAATTCaacagaaaaaaatgaaaaaaac
This genomic window contains:
- the LOC136939543 gene encoding metalloprotease TIKI1-like: MLVTWGALIQAFLLLLVKADQWSLKESSICELNRKQSDLNSFLWTIKRDPPSYFYGTIHVPYTRVWDFIPENSKQAFQQSSIVYFELDLTDPYTISALTSCQLLPQGENLQDVLPRDIYRRLKRHLEYVKLMMPSWMTPDQRGKGLYADYLFNAIAGNWERKRPVWVMLMVNSLTEADIKTRGVPVLDLYLAQEAERMRKRTGAVEKVEEQCHPLNGLNFSQIHIGAGESERARPNPQPAPKAP